A stretch of the Narcine bancroftii isolate sNarBan1 chromosome 14, sNarBan1.hap1, whole genome shotgun sequence genome encodes the following:
- the LOC138749275 gene encoding protein PIGBOS1, producing the protein MLPGRLTFPQMCLAVVLGVAGGIYIYKPLYEQYRLERAKGPRPDPERQCPHCQAAVPAESGSASGPRH; encoded by the coding sequence ATGCTGCCGGGCAGGCTGACCTTCCCTCAAATGTGCCTGGCGGTGGTTCTGGGAGTGGCGGGCGGGATATACATCTATAAACCCCTGTACGAGCAGTACCGCCTGGAGCGGGCCAAGGGCCCGCGGCCTGATCCCGAGCGTCAGTGCCCCCACTGCCAGGCGGCAGTCCCCGCGGAGAGCGGCAGCGCCTCGGGACCTCGCCACTGA